A part of Halobacillus shinanisalinarum genomic DNA contains:
- a CDS encoding universal stress protein, producing MTFEYKDIVVAVDGSETAEVAFNKAIDIANRNQSKLILSHIVDTRAFSTVEAYDRSLAIRAEKYATELLEDYQKKAEAAGVTNVMIDIDYGSPKIKIAKDVAPKHQADLIICGATGLNVMERFFIGSVSEHIIRYATCDVLVVRDDDKDEE from the coding sequence ATGACATTTGAGTACAAGGATATCGTTGTTGCCGTTGATGGTTCAGAAACGGCAGAGGTAGCTTTTAACAAAGCCATCGATATCGCGAATCGAAACCAGTCAAAACTAATATTATCCCATATTGTTGATACCCGAGCATTTTCAACTGTGGAAGCGTACGATCGTTCCCTTGCCATACGTGCAGAAAAATACGCAACAGAGTTGCTTGAGGATTATCAAAAGAAGGCCGAAGCAGCTGGTGTAACCAATGTGATGATTGACATCGATTACGGTTCACCAAAAATAAAAATTGCAAAAGATGTTGCTCCTAAACATCAAGCTGACTTAATTATTTGCGGAGCTACTGGCTTAAATGTCATGGAACGCTTCTTTATCGGTAGTGTTTCCGAACACATCATTAGATACGCAACTTGTGATGTCCTCGTGGTACGTGACGATGATAAAGATGAAGAATAA
- a CDS encoding NAD kinase, producing MSNQRRNLYFYYHPNNKLEEKLAPLYQLALKNDFNIVDDSKDANIIISVGGDGTFLQAVRKTGFRQDCLYVGIRSKDEAGLYCDFNLDNYNEMVDSMLNAELEVRRFPVIESTVNNESSYCCLNECSVRSTLIKSIVIDVFIDDTYFETFRGDGLIVATPTGSTGYNKSTKGAVVDPKLPCFQVSELASLNNNRYRTLGSSFILGPERTLRLSVRQDGNDYPIIGMDNEAFSIRNIQDITVNLSDKVIKTVKLKNNSYWERVQRTFL from the coding sequence ATGTCCAATCAACGCAGAAATCTCTATTTTTATTATCATCCAAATAACAAATTGGAAGAAAAACTTGCACCCTTATATCAGCTCGCCCTTAAAAATGACTTTAACATTGTAGATGATTCCAAAGATGCAAATATTATTATATCTGTAGGAGGAGATGGCACATTCCTTCAAGCAGTTAGAAAAACAGGCTTCCGACAAGACTGCTTGTACGTTGGAATTAGGAGTAAAGATGAAGCTGGATTATACTGTGACTTTAACTTGGACAATTACAATGAAATGGTTGATTCCATGCTTAATGCCGAACTCGAGGTTCGCCGTTTTCCGGTTATTGAATCGACGGTGAATAATGAATCAAGCTATTGTTGTTTAAACGAGTGTAGCGTTCGCTCTACTCTTATTAAATCGATCGTAATCGATGTATTTATCGATGATACTTATTTTGAAACGTTCCGTGGTGACGGATTAATCGTTGCAACTCCAACGGGCAGCACGGGCTATAACAAATCTACAAAAGGCGCCGTTGTTGATCCGAAACTACCTTGCTTTCAGGTGAGCGAGCTTGCCTCACTAAATAATAATCGCTACCGTACACTCGGTTCTTCCTTTATTTTAGGCCCTGAGCGAACACTTAGATTGAGTGTTCGTCAAGACGGCAACGACTATCCAATTATCGGGATGGACAATGAAGCCTTCTCCATCCGCAACATCCAAGATATCACTGTAAATTTAAGCGATAAAGTGATTAAGACAGTGAAATTAAAAAACAACTCCTATTGGGAACGGGTTCAGCGCACCTTTTTATGA
- a CDS encoding amidohydrolase: MKLWYGGKIYTMKTDGEWVEAVISDGGIILATGQTQDLYASYQESITEEINLKGAVMYPGFTDSHLHIIGHGERLMRLDLSFMKSAEEVKQALSLHAEQLDKGEWIIGEGWNENQWEDKRIIHKNELDELTRDHPIMLTRVCRHALLANSKAMELAGVNAHTPDPQGGVIVRDEQQEPMGYFHDQAQDLIKRAMPEVTPEYLRKATGLAVSDMHAHGLVGGHSEDLNYYGGFKKTFDAFTDVINGDDVKFRAHLLVHNGVLEDMDGEGLGFKKGTEFVELGAVKIFTDGALGGRTAWLSDDYADDEGNRGVAIYTEEQLRKVVLKARKRNMPIAVHAIGDAATEAIANVIKEYPLQTGERDRIIHAQILSPALIDKLKKLNVILDIQPTFVASDFPWVMDRLGYVRLKTSYSWKTLLDAGIVCAGGSDAPIEEINPLLGIRAAVDRRASYDNQVYQAEERLSVYEAISLYTKGSAYAIGREHEQGIIETNFVADFTILDRDLFALKPHELADAMVTMTVVDGEVMYQRV; encoded by the coding sequence ATGAAGTTATGGTATGGTGGAAAAATATATACAATGAAAACGGATGGGGAATGGGTTGAAGCTGTCATATCTGATGGTGGAATAATCCTAGCTACAGGACAGACTCAAGATCTTTATGCTTCTTATCAGGAGTCCATCACAGAGGAAATCAATTTAAAAGGGGCCGTGATGTACCCAGGTTTTACAGATAGTCACCTTCATATCATTGGCCATGGGGAACGGCTGATGAGGCTTGATTTATCTTTTATGAAGTCAGCTGAAGAGGTGAAGCAAGCCTTAAGCCTTCATGCTGAACAGTTAGATAAAGGGGAATGGATTATTGGTGAAGGCTGGAATGAAAATCAATGGGAAGATAAACGCATCATACATAAGAATGAGTTAGACGAATTGACAAGGGACCATCCGATCATGCTTACTAGAGTATGCCGTCATGCTTTGCTAGCCAATTCCAAAGCAATGGAGCTTGCTGGTGTGAATGCACATACACCTGATCCGCAAGGTGGTGTGATTGTACGTGATGAACAACAGGAACCCATGGGCTACTTTCATGATCAGGCACAGGATTTAATTAAGCGGGCAATGCCTGAGGTCACCCCCGAATACTTAAGAAAAGCGACAGGGCTTGCCGTCAGTGATATGCATGCCCACGGATTGGTCGGAGGTCATAGTGAAGATCTTAATTATTACGGCGGCTTTAAAAAGACTTTTGATGCTTTTACAGATGTGATTAATGGCGATGATGTGAAATTTCGGGCTCACCTGCTCGTGCATAATGGCGTACTAGAGGATATGGATGGAGAAGGTTTAGGGTTTAAGAAAGGTACGGAATTTGTGGAGCTTGGCGCTGTGAAAATTTTCACCGATGGGGCCCTTGGCGGTAGAACTGCATGGCTCTCAGATGATTATGCTGACGATGAGGGAAATCGAGGCGTAGCTATCTATACAGAGGAGCAGCTGAGAAAAGTTGTCCTTAAGGCACGCAAACGAAACATGCCTATCGCTGTACATGCTATTGGGGATGCTGCAACGGAGGCGATTGCTAATGTTATTAAGGAATACCCCCTTCAAACAGGTGAAAGGGATCGAATTATTCATGCTCAAATTTTAAGTCCCGCACTGATAGATAAATTAAAGAAACTTAATGTTATTCTTGATATCCAGCCTACGTTTGTCGCTTCAGATTTTCCTTGGGTAATGGATCGCCTTGGGTATGTCCGCTTAAAGACCTCCTACTCCTGGAAGACGCTGTTAGATGCTGGGATTGTTTGTGCGGGGGGATCGGATGCTCCAATTGAGGAAATAAATCCACTGCTCGGGATACGAGCGGCAGTTGATCGCCGGGCAAGCTATGACAATCAAGTGTACCAGGCCGAAGAACGTCTCTCCGTATATGAAGCCATTTCTTTATATACAAAAGGGAGTGCTTATGCTATCGGGAGAGAGCATGAGCAAGGAATAATTGAAACAAATTTCGTGGCTGACTTTACTATTTTGGATCGTGATTTATTTGCCCTTAAGCCACACGAATTGGCAGATGCTATGGTAACGATGACGGTAGTAGATGGTGAGGTCATGTACCAACGAGTATAA
- the ezrA gene encoding septation ring formation regulator EzrA, whose amino-acid sequence MRYFIGGILVLIALIILGLIWRKKVYDEVDRLEGWKMDIMNRNVTEELSRVKALNLSGQTQERFETWRSRWDQILTRELPDLEEDLFDAEEAADRYRMKRVKKVLNNTEKKLQDIEQDIEEMFNELEVLLDSEKSSRLEIEALAPDLKDLKKKLIHNRHQYGKAVRLFESRVEELEGDLNKYEEKVEQGNYLEANDLVQSVRDKLVLLSEEVASFPELLKKTQTELPEQLSELLAGMQDMGEEGYRVSHLGFIPEVEDYQEQLNKSVEALEKGDQEGIHSLIEEIDTRIQEIYQTLEQEALANTFVEKQRPTFQASLEELDTLLQETNQELDDLQVTYQMESEDLETHRTIDQSMTLLKKKYLNFEKKREDGKTSFSELRVELEDFKEQLDELNAKHKSFSERVQTLRKDELEAKNKLAEMEQLILDTHRRLKRSNLPGIPVYFFEEMQKAGEDIDHVFQSLELQPLDMAQVNDKLEVAIEHTQAVNQDAGILIKKAHLVERLIQYGNRYRSKYPLLAAELLEAENDFRSYRYEEALEKASSAIKEVDPDAFSRIEEGEQVPV is encoded by the coding sequence ATGAGGTACTTCATTGGGGGCATATTAGTACTGATTGCACTGATCATCCTCGGATTGATCTGGCGAAAGAAAGTATATGATGAAGTCGACCGTTTAGAGGGATGGAAGATGGACATCATGAATCGTAATGTAACAGAAGAATTATCCCGTGTAAAAGCATTGAATCTCTCTGGTCAAACTCAGGAGCGTTTTGAAACGTGGCGCAGTCGCTGGGACCAGATCTTAACTAGAGAACTTCCAGATCTAGAAGAAGACCTGTTTGATGCTGAAGAAGCAGCAGACCGTTATCGGATGAAACGTGTGAAAAAAGTGCTGAACAACACGGAGAAAAAGCTGCAAGATATTGAGCAGGATATAGAAGAAATGTTTAATGAGTTAGAAGTGCTGTTAGATTCGGAGAAAAGCAGTCGCTTAGAAATCGAAGCTTTGGCTCCAGATTTAAAAGATCTAAAGAAAAAGCTGATACATAACCGGCATCAATATGGTAAGGCTGTGCGATTGTTTGAATCTAGAGTTGAAGAGCTGGAAGGTGATTTGAATAAGTACGAGGAGAAAGTGGAGCAAGGGAATTACTTGGAAGCAAATGATCTTGTTCAATCGGTCCGCGATAAGCTTGTTCTTTTGTCTGAAGAAGTAGCATCCTTCCCTGAGCTTTTAAAGAAGACCCAAACGGAACTCCCTGAACAGTTATCAGAGTTACTGGCTGGTATGCAAGATATGGGCGAGGAAGGCTACCGGGTTTCGCACCTCGGCTTTATACCAGAAGTAGAGGATTATCAAGAACAACTAAATAAGAGTGTGGAAGCTCTTGAAAAGGGTGACCAGGAAGGCATTCATTCTTTAATAGAGGAAATTGATACACGAATTCAGGAAATTTATCAAACACTAGAGCAAGAAGCTCTTGCTAACACGTTTGTTGAGAAACAGCGCCCCACCTTCCAAGCATCTCTTGAAGAGTTGGATACGTTGTTACAAGAAACAAACCAGGAGTTAGACGATTTGCAAGTAACCTATCAAATGGAGTCTGAGGATCTAGAAACCCATCGTACAATAGATCAATCCATGACACTTTTAAAGAAAAAATACCTGAACTTCGAAAAGAAACGTGAGGATGGGAAGACTTCTTTTTCGGAGCTTCGAGTTGAGCTTGAGGACTTTAAAGAACAGTTGGATGAGCTTAATGCTAAGCATAAGAGTTTTAGCGAACGGGTGCAGACCCTTCGTAAAGATGAACTGGAAGCTAAAAATAAGTTAGCTGAAATGGAACAGCTGATCCTTGACACACATCGACGATTGAAACGAAGTAACTTACCTGGCATTCCTGTCTATTTTTTTGAAGAAATGCAAAAGGCCGGGGAAGATATTGATCATGTGTTTCAAAGTCTCGAATTACAGCCGTTAGACATGGCGCAAGTGAATGATAAGCTTGAAGTAGCAATCGAACATACACAAGCGGTTAACCAAGATGCTGGAATACTTATTAAGAAAGCCCATTTAGTTGAACGTCTGATCCAATATGGAAACCGCTATCGTAGTAAATATCCTTTATTAGCTGCAGAGTTGCTTGAAGCTGAAAATGACTTCAGATCTTACCGCTACGAGGAAGCTTTAGAAAAAGCTAGTTCAGCAATAAAGGAAGTTGACCCTGATGCTTTTAGCCGTATTGAGGAAGGAGAGCAAGTACCTGTTTAG
- a CDS encoding MogA/MoaB family molybdenum cofactor biosynthesis protein: MAVDQHKKEAPETVRCMVITVSDTRTKETDKSGKLMIEKLEEAQHVVVEHRIVKDERATIETAIQQGIRDEKIEVVLTNGGTGIALRDVTIETVTPLLEKEIPGFGELFRMLSYKEDIGSAAILSRATAGVSGGTAIFSTPGSSGAVKLAMNKLILPEITHVVGELHKDL; the protein is encoded by the coding sequence ATGGCTGTTGATCAGCACAAAAAGGAAGCACCTGAGACTGTTCGCTGCATGGTTATTACGGTTAGTGATACGAGAACAAAGGAAACTGATAAAAGCGGAAAGCTTATGATTGAAAAGCTAGAGGAAGCTCAACATGTAGTGGTTGAACATCGGATTGTTAAGGATGAAAGAGCGACTATAGAAACAGCGATACAGCAAGGGATTCGTGACGAAAAGATTGAGGTAGTCTTAACAAATGGGGGGACGGGAATTGCGCTGCGGGATGTGACGATTGAGACCGTGACTCCTCTATTGGAAAAGGAGATACCGGGTTTTGGTGAATTGTTTCGTATGCTGAGCTATAAAGAGGATATTGGATCTGCCGCCATTCTATCGCGAGCCACAGCAGGGGTGAGCGGAGGGACAGCAATATTCTCAACCCCGGGGTCGAGCGGTGCGGTAAAGCTGGCTATGAATAAGCTCATTTTACCTGAAATCACCCATGTGGTGGGAGAGCTTCACAAGGATTTATAG
- a CDS encoding acetate kinase yields MNNILAINAGSSSLKFQLIEMPAETVVTKGLIERIGLDDAVFTIEFNGDKDKTVTSIPDHSVAVSLLLDKLTGHGIIQSLDEINGVGHRVVHGGERFSESVLITDDVIKEIEGVSDLAPLHNPANLTGIRSFREVLPNVPHVAVFDTAFHQTMPEQSYLYSLPYEYYEEYGIRKYGFHGTSHKYVTERASEMLGRPVEQLRLLSCHLGNGASIAAIEGGKSIDTSMGFTPLAGVTMGTRSGNIDPALIPFIMDKTGKSASEVMNVLNKESGMLALSGFSSDLRDIEEKASEGDERAELALEVFANRIHKYIGSYASRMHGIDGIIFTAGVGENSTSIRERVLRGLEFMGVYWDPSLNQVRGKEAFVNYPHSPVKVMVIPTNEEVMIARDTVTNGL; encoded by the coding sequence TTGAATAATATTCTTGCAATAAATGCAGGTAGTTCTTCTTTAAAATTTCAATTAATCGAAATGCCTGCAGAAACAGTCGTAACAAAAGGTCTTATAGAGCGTATTGGCCTGGATGACGCTGTGTTTACAATAGAATTTAATGGAGATAAAGATAAGACTGTAACAAGCATACCTGATCATAGTGTAGCTGTGTCCCTGCTACTAGATAAGCTTACAGGTCACGGAATTATTCAATCTCTCGATGAGATCAACGGAGTAGGCCACCGTGTCGTACACGGTGGTGAACGATTCAGTGAATCTGTCTTGATTACAGATGATGTTATCAAGGAAATTGAAGGGGTATCTGATCTGGCGCCACTTCATAATCCCGCTAACTTGACTGGAATACGTTCTTTTAGAGAGGTATTGCCTAATGTGCCGCATGTCGCTGTATTTGACACAGCCTTCCACCAGACCATGCCGGAGCAATCTTATTTGTATAGCTTGCCATATGAGTACTATGAGGAATATGGTATTCGCAAATATGGTTTCCATGGAACGTCACATAAATATGTCACAGAACGTGCTTCTGAAATGCTTGGTCGTCCAGTCGAACAACTTCGATTGCTCTCCTGCCACCTTGGGAACGGAGCAAGTATTGCAGCGATTGAAGGTGGAAAGTCGATTGATACATCAATGGGCTTCACACCGCTCGCTGGAGTGACTATGGGTACACGTTCAGGGAATATTGACCCTGCCCTTATTCCGTTTATCATGGACAAGACGGGTAAATCAGCTAGTGAAGTGATGAATGTATTAAACAAAGAAAGTGGAATGCTTGCCCTCTCAGGTTTCTCGAGTGATTTAAGAGATATTGAGGAAAAAGCATCCGAAGGTGATGAACGTGCAGAACTAGCACTGGAAGTGTTTGCTAATCGAATTCATAAATACATTGGGTCCTATGCTTCCCGTATGCATGGCATTGATGGGATTATTTTTACTGCTGGTGTCGGTGAGAATAGTACATCGATTCGTGAACGTGTGCTAAGAGGACTCGAGTTCATGGGAGTGTATTGGGATCCTTCCCTTAACCAGGTGCGTGGCAAAGAAGCATTCGTTAACTATCCGCATTCACCTGTTAAAGTTATGGTAATTCCTACGAATGAAGAGGTAATGATTGCTCGTGATACAGTGACAAATGGATTGTAA
- a CDS encoding EcsC family protein, translating into MTKKSVMKGIERWQEHHSSYQANDFEVLYDHWIRDSFDQINPDVKQKFFSRLDGWLFHTHAFLQGSAFQNDARERILTVGRIFQSEVTYVEDMRQLDVNQLTYIADQQVARGRLYSFAQGGLTGTGGWLLLGVDFPLMTILNLRAVQLIGLTFGHEMNHPYEMMISFKVFHAAMLPKRLQLAAWDDLIEEIRNNDHPYVYEGNDQITDETWLEQPLKQSFKSLFILMFRRKLFQGIPLVSVAIGAYSNYQLTKQMTEFAMKFYQYRHLMMEQEG; encoded by the coding sequence TTGACTAAAAAAAGTGTGATGAAGGGGATTGAGAGATGGCAGGAACATCATTCCAGCTATCAAGCCAATGACTTCGAAGTTCTGTATGATCACTGGATTCGTGACTCCTTTGATCAAATCAATCCTGATGTAAAACAAAAATTTTTTTCAAGGTTAGACGGATGGCTTTTTCATACACATGCTTTTCTTCAAGGGTCTGCTTTTCAAAATGATGCGCGTGAACGAATCTTGACGGTGGGTCGTATCTTTCAGTCTGAGGTGACTTATGTGGAGGACATGAGACAGTTGGATGTGAACCAACTAACCTACATAGCTGATCAGCAGGTGGCAAGAGGCCGTTTATATTCTTTTGCGCAAGGGGGGCTAACTGGAACTGGGGGATGGCTGCTGCTGGGCGTCGATTTTCCGTTGATGACAATTTTAAATTTGCGGGCTGTTCAATTAATTGGGTTAACATTTGGTCATGAAATGAACCATCCTTATGAGATGATGATCTCATTTAAAGTGTTTCATGCGGCGATGCTGCCTAAGCGTCTTCAATTGGCAGCATGGGATGATTTAATTGAGGAAATAAGAAATAATGATCATCCTTATGTGTATGAGGGGAATGACCAAATCACAGATGAAACGTGGTTAGAACAGCCTTTGAAGCAGTCCTTTAAGTCATTGTTCATTTTAATGTTTAGAAGGAAGCTGTTTCAGGGCATTCCTCTCGTAAGTGTCGCAATCGGTGCTTATTCCAATTATCAACTGACTAAACAAATGACAGAATTTGCGATGAAATTTTACCAATACAGACATTTGATGATGGAACAGGAGGGGTAG
- a CDS encoding class I SAM-dependent methyltransferase — protein MKQEQVGKLYEWIDETATIIEMDMNVTYLEAVAETLDTLFNGQPFDDVDDQLSTKLTNQLVKINRGDYEKEEIRKAVQLAILKGMKDATQQQHLITPDSVAMFMGYVASKLFEGEGELKLFDPAAGTGNLMTSVMNQLEMGLTAYGSEVDHTLIQLAVANANLQENPIEFFHQDSLRPFLMEPVDFVVADLPVGYYPDDVQAKQYQLKAEEDHSYAHHLFIEQGINYTKAGGYLMFIVPNFLFDSEQSQSLNEYLREEAHIVGMLQLSDSLFKEEKHGKSILILQKKGEGTKPPKQALLVKLPSFKNPDAMADILAQMNQWFSEYKTMKL, from the coding sequence ATGAAACAAGAGCAGGTAGGAAAGTTATATGAATGGATCGATGAGACAGCTACCATTATCGAAATGGATATGAATGTTACGTATTTAGAAGCGGTTGCTGAAACGTTGGATACATTATTTAATGGGCAGCCTTTTGATGATGTGGATGATCAACTGTCTACTAAATTGACAAATCAGCTAGTGAAGATAAATAGAGGGGATTACGAGAAGGAAGAAATACGTAAAGCCGTACAACTTGCTATTTTAAAAGGAATGAAGGATGCAACACAGCAGCAACACCTGATAACACCTGATTCTGTAGCCATGTTTATGGGATATGTTGCTTCAAAGCTATTTGAAGGGGAGGGAGAGCTGAAACTGTTTGACCCTGCGGCTGGTACAGGGAACTTAATGACCTCAGTAATGAACCAGCTTGAGATGGGCCTTACAGCCTACGGTAGTGAAGTGGATCATACATTAATTCAGTTAGCTGTAGCCAATGCAAATTTACAAGAGAATCCTATTGAGTTTTTCCACCAAGACAGTCTTCGCCCATTTTTAATGGAGCCGGTTGACTTTGTTGTTGCCGATCTTCCTGTGGGATATTATCCAGATGATGTACAAGCTAAGCAATATCAGTTAAAAGCTGAAGAAGATCACTCCTACGCGCATCATTTGTTTATTGAACAAGGGATAAATTATACAAAAGCCGGAGGATATTTAATGTTTATCGTTCCAAATTTCCTCTTCGACAGTGAGCAGTCTCAGTCCCTTAACGAGTATCTAAGAGAGGAAGCGCATATAGTCGGAATGCTTCAGCTGTCAGATTCACTTTTTAAGGAGGAAAAGCACGGAAAGAGCATCTTGATCTTGCAGAAGAAGGGCGAGGGAACAAAACCTCCTAAGCAAGCACTGTTGGTAAAGCTTCCGTCCTTTAAGAATCCGGATGCAATGGCAGATATTCTTGCTCAAATGAATCAGTGGTTTAGTGAATATAAAACGATGAAATTGTAA
- the hisJ gene encoding histidinol-phosphatase HisJ, with the protein MIDGHIHSPYCPHGTSDTLESYVEQAIKSGYTSMTFTEHAPLPPSFNDPVPTRDSGMNPRLLEAYINDVSKVKKIYESDIEVKVGLEVDYISGFDEETKHFLNQYGRFLDDSILSVHFLPIKNNWYCIDYSSSVYKEAIAASGNINNLYQLYFDTLVQSVSADLGVYKPDRIGHMTLIKKFQQLYEPPAEWEQMATFFLDCAKEGSMTLDYNGAGINKEHCKEAYPPTNIARKASAKGIPLIYGSDAHNSFAITQGYHALDPSIIR; encoded by the coding sequence ATGATTGACGGCCATATTCATTCGCCTTACTGTCCGCACGGGACTTCTGACACCCTTGAATCTTACGTGGAACAAGCAATTAAAAGTGGCTACACATCAATGACTTTTACTGAGCATGCTCCCTTGCCTCCATCTTTTAATGATCCTGTACCGACCAGGGATAGTGGGATGAATCCCCGGCTTCTTGAGGCATATATAAATGATGTAAGTAAAGTGAAGAAAATTTATGAATCTGACATTGAGGTTAAAGTTGGACTAGAGGTTGACTATATTTCTGGTTTTGATGAAGAAACGAAGCATTTCTTAAATCAATACGGACGTTTTCTCGATGACAGCATTCTATCTGTTCATTTTTTACCTATAAAGAATAATTGGTACTGCATTGATTACAGTTCATCTGTGTATAAAGAAGCTATAGCAGCAAGCGGCAATATAAATAACTTATATCAGTTATATTTTGATACATTAGTTCAATCTGTCTCGGCTGACCTTGGAGTCTATAAGCCTGACAGAATTGGTCACATGACACTAATTAAAAAGTTCCAGCAGCTTTATGAACCGCCTGCAGAATGGGAGCAGATGGCCACCTTTTTTCTAGACTGTGCGAAAGAAGGTTCGATGACGCTAGATTATAATGGGGCAGGGATTAACAAAGAACATTGCAAAGAAGCCTATCCACCAACAAACATTGCTAGAAAGGCTTCTGCAAAGGGGATTCCTCTTATATACGGATCAGATGCACACAACAGCTTTGCAATCACACAAGGCTATCATGCACTTGATCCTTCTATTATACGCTAA
- the refZ gene encoding forespore capture DNA-binding protein RefZ, whose translation MMNRQNATRQKVLDVACQLFYSQGFSGTSVRDIANRAKVNVSLIHYYFKSKQGLFESLAIHYFEPYLEMIEQEVNTNLEQNLESLVKRILHYKQEHYQLSCLVNRELTLNTVFAREMLVTYLAKENHLLTQLLFNKTNKLEITYREKLCLVQLKGLLNAPFVMPLEFQESLHSDTSISHFIDVYSSLMMDRKALKAKRVFSV comes from the coding sequence ATGATGAACCGTCAAAATGCAACAAGACAAAAGGTGTTAGATGTCGCATGCCAATTATTTTACAGTCAGGGGTTCAGCGGGACATCCGTTCGAGATATTGCCAATCGTGCAAAGGTAAACGTGTCATTGATTCATTACTATTTTAAAAGCAAGCAAGGGCTGTTTGAATCACTAGCTATTCATTATTTTGAACCATATCTTGAAATGATTGAACAAGAAGTTAATACGAATTTGGAACAAAATTTAGAATCATTAGTGAAAAGAATTTTACATTATAAGCAGGAGCATTATCAACTTTCTTGTCTGGTCAATCGAGAATTAACATTGAATACAGTATTTGCTAGAGAAATGCTGGTAACCTATTTAGCTAAAGAAAACCATTTGCTCACACAGCTTTTATTTAATAAAACGAACAAGCTTGAGATCACATATAGAGAAAAATTGTGCTTAGTCCAGCTTAAGGGGTTGCTAAATGCTCCTTTCGTTATGCCACTCGAATTTCAAGAGTCGCTACACTCTGACACGTCGATATCCCATTTTATTGATGTGTACAGTTCCCTTATGATGGATCGTAAAGCGTTAAAGGCAAAACGTGTCTTTAGCGTATAA
- a CDS encoding cysteine desulfurase family protein gives MIYLDNSATTKPLPEVLESYMKAAETYYANPSSIHRLGSEAERLLTKSRNMVAAITGVKANEVLFTSGGTEANNLAIKGIALQHINRGKHMITTQIEHPSVLEAFRSLESLGFEVTYLGVDQEGYVDPVDIENAIREDTILLSIMSVNNELGTIQPVQEIGKIAQKFPKLFFHVDHVQGLGKVPMNVRQSGADLCSVSGHKIHGLKGTGALFVRDNVSLFPLLHGGSQENRKRAGTENLPGIAAFAKALRLIMDKEQNHLPELISLQKYIRHQLSQIDSLLINSPVNSAPHIINVSLPGFKPELIIHTLAQEEIYISTKSACSSKQPDVSSVLKACQLDSSRTTSSLRISLSYQNTVPEVDQFIQALKEAIIHLETSMGR, from the coding sequence TTGATTTATTTAGATAATAGTGCGACAACGAAACCTTTGCCAGAAGTCCTGGAAAGTTATATGAAGGCTGCGGAGACCTATTATGCTAACCCTTCTTCTATTCATCGCTTAGGAAGTGAAGCAGAAAGATTGCTTACAAAATCCCGGAACATGGTGGCTGCTATAACAGGGGTCAAAGCTAATGAAGTCTTGTTTACTTCTGGAGGTACGGAAGCTAACAACTTGGCTATCAAAGGAATTGCTCTTCAGCATATAAATAGAGGAAAGCACATGATTACAACACAAATCGAGCATCCATCAGTACTAGAAGCTTTCCGTAGTCTTGAGAGTCTTGGGTTTGAGGTGACGTATCTTGGAGTAGATCAAGAAGGTTATGTCGACCCTGTCGATATTGAAAATGCAATACGTGAGGATACTATCTTATTGAGCATCATGTCAGTTAATAATGAACTTGGAACGATCCAGCCCGTTCAGGAAATTGGAAAGATCGCTCAAAAATTCCCGAAGTTGTTTTTTCACGTTGATCATGTTCAAGGGCTTGGAAAAGTACCGATGAATGTTAGGCAGTCAGGCGCTGATTTGTGCTCAGTTTCTGGACATAAAATTCACGGATTAAAAGGCACAGGTGCTTTATTTGTGCGGGACAATGTTAGTTTGTTTCCGTTGCTGCATGGAGGCAGTCAAGAGAATAGAAAACGAGCTGGAACGGAGAATTTGCCAGGGATTGCGGCCTTTGCTAAGGCACTGCGGTTAATCATGGATAAAGAGCAAAATCACTTGCCTGAGTTAATAAGCCTTCAAAAATATATAAGGCACCAGCTTAGTCAAATAGATTCATTGCTCATAAATTCTCCAGTCAATAGTGCTCCACACATCATAAATGTTTCACTACCTGGATTTAAGCCAGAACTGATCATCCATACATTAGCCCAAGAAGAGATTTATATTTCTACAAAATCAGCTTGCTCATCTAAGCAACCAGATGTAAGTTCAGTTTTGAAGGCTTGTCAGTTAGATTCTTCCCGAACGACTTCATCGTTAAGAATTAGCTTGTCCTATCAAAATACAGTGCCAGAAGTTGATCAATTCATCCAAGCACTTAAAGAAGCAATTATTCATTTAGAAACATCGATGGGGAGGTAA